In the Verrucomicrobiia bacterium genome, one interval contains:
- a CDS encoding ABC transporter permease, with protein sequence MIGSLILRNIRIFFRDRASVFFSLLASLMMFLLYILFLGSVQVESVQDKFPFASREEVEGFINSWVFAGILTLTPITTSLGAMQIFVADQAASRFKDFSVSPVARWKIIMGYLGAAFIISFSMSLLVFGLSELYLVATGVEWLSTGDVLRTVGLLALFCLVFSGFASLIASLVKSDSAYSSVSIVTGTTAGFITGIYVPIGVLPAAVQDAISALPFFHAAALLREPFAGQALAEVAQGHAAAIASIKDTFGFSVQIGNVTLSTAVLIGILIGFCVLSVILATARISRKL encoded by the coding sequence ATGATTGGTAGTTTAATACTGCGCAATATCCGGATATTCTTCCGCGACCGCGCGAGTGTGTTTTTTTCGCTGCTGGCGTCATTAATGATGTTCTTGTTGTATATTCTGTTTTTAGGGAGTGTGCAGGTCGAAAGCGTGCAGGATAAATTTCCGTTTGCCTCGCGCGAGGAGGTTGAAGGGTTTATAAATTCGTGGGTATTTGCCGGTATTCTTACGTTGACACCAATTACCACCAGCCTTGGGGCGATGCAAATTTTTGTTGCCGACCAAGCGGCTAGCCGTTTTAAAGATTTTAGCGTGTCGCCGGTAGCGCGCTGGAAAATTATCATGGGATATTTGGGGGCAGCTTTCATAATATCGTTCAGCATGTCGTTATTGGTTTTTGGGCTCAGTGAGCTGTACTTGGTAGCAACTGGTGTGGAATGGCTGTCGACTGGTGACGTACTGCGAACAGTGGGATTATTAGCGTTATTCTGTTTGGTCTTTTCGGGGTTTGCGAGTTTGATTGCGTCGCTGGTAAAAAGTGACTCGGCGTATTCATCGGTCAGTATTGTCACTGGCACGACCGCCGGGTTTATTACCGGTATTTATGTGCCGATTGGCGTACTTCCGGCTGCGGTGCAAGATGCAATTAGCGCTTTGCCGTTTTTTCACGCGGCAGCGCTGCTTCGCGAGCCGTTTGCGGGGCAAGCCTTAGCCGAGGTGGCGCAAGGGCACGCCGCTGCTATAGCCAGCATTAAGGATACGTTTGGTTTTAGCGTGCAGATCGGCAATGTGACGCTTTCGACTGCGGTGCTAATTGGTATTTTGATTGGCTTTTGTGTACTATCGGTTATTTTAGCGACAGCGCGGATATCGCGAAAACTGTAA
- a CDS encoding DUF72 domain-containing protein, which translates to MAAAILIGTSGWHYQDWIGSFYPADIIGYNELRFHAQHFSTVENNSSFYRIASQATYQTWDRMTPPGYKFSIKLNKLITHYHRLELTDEVIERIQYILETTAVLKDKRGAILVQLPASFHVDIQRLATFLHFFAKAVRAQDHPFDIAIEFRNKQWFTSETYDLLRKYNVALTAAQSSRYPGVRQQTADIAYIRFHGPEKLFASSYSNEALEDWANYINSLAATTRTIYVYFNNDFHGYAIANAKTLMQLLQVQPPENKL; encoded by the coding sequence ATGGCAGCAGCTATTCTTATTGGTACCTCGGGTTGGCACTACCAAGATTGGATCGGTTCTTTCTATCCCGCCGATATTATCGGCTATAATGAGCTTCGTTTTCATGCACAGCACTTTTCTACGGTTGAGAATAATTCGTCGTTTTATCGTATTGCGAGCCAAGCCACTTACCAAACCTGGGATCGAATGACACCGCCGGGGTACAAATTTTCAATTAAGCTCAATAAACTTATCACCCATTACCATCGCCTAGAGCTAACTGATGAGGTTATCGAACGCATCCAGTACATTCTTGAAACGACCGCTGTTTTAAAGGACAAACGGGGCGCAATTTTAGTACAACTGCCAGCCAGTTTCCATGTAGACATACAGCGCTTGGCTACATTTTTACATTTCTTCGCCAAAGCTGTCCGGGCTCAGGACCATCCGTTTGATATAGCGATTGAATTTCGCAACAAACAGTGGTTTACCAGCGAGACCTACGATTTGCTACGCAAATACAACGTAGCACTAACAGCCGCCCAGTCCTCACGCTATCCTGGCGTGCGCCAGCAAACTGCCGACATCGCTTATATTCGGTTTCATGGCCCAGAAAAGTTGTTCGCTTCAAGTTACAGCAACGAAGCATTAGAAGATTGGGCTAATTACATTAACAGCCTCGCCGCAACAACGCGCACTATTTACGTTTACTTTAACAATGACTTTCATGGCTACGCTATTGCCAACGCTAAAACACTTATGCAATTATTACAGGTACAGCCACCAGAAAATAAACTCTAA
- a CDS encoding winged helix DNA-binding domain-containing protein, whose translation MTISELLALRLYNQRLLHSEFTTPDQVVKWFGAIQAQEMPISFYAFGLRIPGSTEVAIEQATTDKTIVRTWPMRSTLHFVPADDTLWMTRLLGPRQNRKTASIYRNLGITEGQLSKARSVLENSLSETPTPRQQVYELLESHGIDTKGSKGAHLMRYWAQEGLLCQGPRSGKQQTFVLLRAWIPDAEQPSTEEALALLARRYFQSHGPATIQDFMWWSGLTKTEAQQGIGAIKNDFTSEDIAGKNYIFYPLVAPKTQLQHPPLLLPPFDEYTVAYADRSAVMGTADMKAVGYGIDPNIIINGQSVGRWKRVTKGRGVAVQLSPFQELSPATHAAITAAAQRYAAFIGTDVSVF comes from the coding sequence ATGACTATTTCAGAGTTACTCGCGCTTCGTCTTTACAACCAGAGACTTCTGCACTCTGAGTTCACCACACCTGATCAAGTTGTAAAGTGGTTTGGCGCTATTCAAGCCCAAGAAATGCCCATCTCTTTTTATGCCTTTGGTCTTCGTATCCCGGGTTCTACCGAAGTCGCCATCGAACAAGCCACGACAGATAAGACTATTGTTCGCACCTGGCCGATGCGCAGCACCCTTCACTTTGTACCGGCTGATGATACCTTATGGATGACTCGCCTGCTTGGCCCGCGACAAAACCGCAAGACCGCCAGTATTTACCGTAATTTAGGCATTACAGAAGGACAGCTCAGCAAGGCACGATCTGTACTAGAAAACTCGTTATCTGAGACGCCCACACCGCGGCAGCAAGTATACGAACTCCTCGAATCTCATGGGATTGATACAAAAGGCAGTAAAGGCGCGCACCTTATGCGCTACTGGGCGCAAGAGGGACTACTGTGCCAAGGCCCTCGCAGCGGCAAACAACAAACCTTTGTCTTACTTAGGGCCTGGATACCAGACGCCGAGCAACCCAGCACCGAAGAGGCACTCGCCTTGCTTGCGCGTCGTTATTTCCAGAGCCACGGCCCAGCCACAATCCAGGATTTTATGTGGTGGAGCGGGCTCACAAAAACCGAGGCGCAACAAGGGATCGGAGCCATAAAGAACGATTTTACAAGCGAAGACATTGCTGGCAAAAACTATATCTTCTACCCACTAGTTGCACCAAAAACTCAACTGCAGCACCCTCCGTTATTGCTTCCTCCGTTTGACGAATACACCGTTGCTTACGCTGATCGCTCGGCAGTTATGGGGACAGCCGACATGAAAGCCGTCGGCTACGGTATTGACCCCAATATTATAATTAACGGGCAATCAGTTGGTCGTTGGAAGCGCGTTACCAAAGGCCGCGGCGTGGCAGTGCAGTTATCGCCCTTTCAAGAATTGAGCCCTGCCACTCACGCGGCAATTACCGCCGCCGCGCAACGCTACGCAGCTTTTATCGGTACCGATGTCAGCGTGTTCTAG
- a CDS encoding serine hydrolase domain-containing protein, whose translation MKQSKKLIARLFMGVTAIALLAQTPVSAWHHNHEQNAAPDSQLQRDVNAIRDIGTVGVLAVTTDDNKITRARAGTAIRGTSLPVPWESHFRIGSNTKTFIATVLLQLETEGKLSLDDSVEKWLPGAVEGNGNNGELVTIRNLLQHTSGLFDYTSDETFWSTVETPRAFYKNRFTNYSPDQLVAVAMRHAPNFAPGTDWEYSNTNYILAGMVIEAVSGRSWVKEAKERIIRPLHLTDTVEPGTKPYLPWPHMRGYQLFDTTGVYTDTTLHNMTWGGAAGSLVSTPQDITRFFKALMAGKLLSPAQLAKMQTVVEMGPEYEEIWPGVRYGLGIMRFDLPCGGVYWGHGGDVIGYNNTNGVTPDGKRSAVVASSTNTFSDPIFAENSIRTTDTLVKNALCNEEVSETDALTASGREALAVKQRL comes from the coding sequence ATGAAGCAAAGCAAAAAACTAATCGCGCGTTTGTTTATGGGGGTTACGGCAATAGCACTTTTAGCCCAAACTCCAGTTTCGGCCTGGCACCATAATCATGAACAAAACGCCGCCCCAGACAGCCAGCTGCAGCGCGATGTTAACGCAATCCGCGATATCGGTACGGTTGGTGTACTGGCGGTTACCACCGATGACAATAAAATTACTCGCGCACGCGCCGGCACCGCTATTCGTGGCACTAGTCTGCCAGTGCCGTGGGAATCGCATTTTCGTATCGGCAGCAATACCAAAACTTTTATTGCGACCGTGCTGCTGCAGCTAGAAACCGAGGGCAAGCTTTCTTTAGATGATAGCGTTGAAAAATGGCTGCCAGGCGCGGTGGAGGGCAATGGTAATAACGGTGAGCTGGTTACAATTCGAAACTTGCTCCAACATACCAGCGGCTTGTTTGATTACACCAGCGACGAGACATTTTGGTCCACCGTCGAAACACCGCGAGCGTTTTATAAAAATCGGTTCACTAACTACAGCCCCGATCAGCTTGTCGCCGTGGCGATGCGCCATGCACCTAATTTTGCGCCAGGCACAGACTGGGAATACTCTAATACCAACTACATCTTAGCCGGCATGGTGATCGAAGCAGTTAGCGGCCGTAGCTGGGTTAAAGAAGCGAAAGAGCGCATCATTCGCCCACTTCACCTGACCGACACCGTTGAGCCGGGCACAAAACCATATTTGCCCTGGCCACATATGCGCGGCTACCAATTATTTGATACTACCGGTGTTTATACCGATACGACACTACACAACATGACCTGGGGCGGGGCGGCTGGCTCGCTTGTTTCTACCCCTCAGGATATTACCCGCTTTTTTAAGGCGCTTATGGCCGGCAAACTCCTTTCACCCGCACAGCTCGCTAAAATGCAAACCGTGGTTGAAATGGGCCCTGAGTACGAAGAAATCTGGCCTGGCGTGCGCTATGGCTTGGGTATAATGCGCTTTGACCTGCCATGTGGCGGCGTGTATTGGGGCCATGGCGGCGATGTCATTGGCTATAACAATACAAATGGGGTTACGCCCGATGGCAAGCGCAGCGCAGTAGTTGCCTCATCAACCAACACCTTTAGTGACCCAATTTTTGCTGAAAATTCAATTCGCACCACTGACACACTAGTCAAGAATGCCCTCTGTAATGAAGAGGTTTCTGAAACCGATGCGCTTACGGCATCTGGCCGCGAAGCTCTCGCTGTTAAGCAGCGGCTATAA
- a CDS encoding MFS transporter, with amino-acid sequence MAPTPQSIQRTYLTLLLFNTLAASLVWGINTIFLLDAGLSNFEAFAANAFFTAGMMLFEVPTGVIADLRGRRVSYLLGTITLALATLLYLLMWQTAAPFWSWAVVSVFLGLGFTFFSGAVEAWLVDALTASGFKGKLESVFAKGEIVEGSAMLVGSTAGGVIAQYSNLGVPYIIRAVILLLTFILAFKLMKDIGFTPTKGKNMAHEVKVIAQNSLTFGLKNPSVRWLMLMTPFVMGALAYAFYAMQPYLLELWGDPNAYGIAGLAAAIIAGAQIAGGLLVPHIGRIFKRHTTVLIIGVFLSGISLAISGLVLNFWVVVAMLVIWGMVFSATMPVRQAYFNSLIPSKQRATVLSFDSLLGSAGGVVSQPLLGKAADMWGYAHSYLIVAAFQLLALPFALLARRQSDKTADVIIENPITIETPSK; translated from the coding sequence ATGGCTCCAACTCCGCAATCTATCCAGCGCACTTACTTAACATTGCTCCTATTTAACACACTCGCCGCCTCGCTGGTTTGGGGTATTAATACCATCTTTTTGCTTGATGCGGGGTTATCTAATTTTGAAGCCTTCGCGGCAAATGCCTTTTTTACGGCCGGAATGATGCTGTTTGAAGTGCCGACTGGCGTTATTGCTGATCTTCGTGGTCGCCGGGTTTCATACCTGCTCGGCACAATTACCTTGGCGCTGGCTACGCTGTTATATTTGCTTATGTGGCAAACCGCTGCGCCGTTTTGGTCGTGGGCAGTAGTGTCGGTGTTTTTGGGCTTAGGCTTTACCTTTTTTTCAGGGGCGGTAGAAGCCTGGCTGGTAGACGCCTTGACTGCCAGTGGTTTTAAGGGCAAGCTTGAATCTGTATTCGCCAAAGGTGAGATTGTTGAAGGCTCGGCCATGCTAGTTGGCTCGACAGCGGGCGGTGTGATTGCGCAGTACAGCAATTTAGGCGTCCCGTATATTATTAGGGCTGTCATATTATTACTAACCTTTATTTTAGCTTTTAAATTAATGAAAGATATTGGTTTTACCCCTACAAAAGGCAAAAACATGGCACATGAAGTAAAGGTTATTGCCCAAAATTCCCTAACCTTTGGCCTCAAAAACCCTTCCGTTCGCTGGTTAATGCTGATGACACCCTTCGTTATGGGGGCGCTAGCTTACGCTTTTTACGCCATGCAGCCGTATCTCCTAGAGCTATGGGGCGATCCAAACGCTTACGGCATTGCGGGGCTCGCGGCTGCCATTATTGCTGGTGCCCAAATCGCCGGTGGTTTATTGGTGCCTCATATCGGACGCATCTTTAAGCGCCACACTACCGTTCTAATTATTGGAGTATTTTTAAGTGGCATCAGTTTAGCGATATCCGGCTTAGTGCTTAATTTTTGGGTGGTCGTGGCTATGCTTGTGATCTGGGGGATGGTTTTTTCGGCCACTATGCCCGTGCGCCAGGCGTATTTTAATAGTCTTATCCCATCAAAACAACGGGCGACTGTTTTATCGTTCGACTCACTGCTTGGCTCGGCGGGTGGCGTGGTGAGTCAACCACTGCTCGGAAAAGCTGCCGATATGTGGGGCTACGCTCATTCGTACTTAATTGTAGCCGCTTTTCAGCTTTTGGCCTTACCCTTTGCCCTTCTCGCCAGGCGGCAAAGCGACAAGACGGCAGATGTTATTATCGAGAATCCTATAACCATAGAAACGCCCAGTAAGTAA
- a CDS encoding helix-turn-helix domain-containing protein: MDGYDCGLGAAFQVIGGKWKALLLWEIHYKPIRFGELKRRVPGISEKMLIQQLREMEKDGVISRKAYHEVPPRVEYSITEFGTTLNEALVPLSDWGLKYEDKIAGTTTTSRQHTLHAGVTG, encoded by the coding sequence ATGGATGGATATGATTGTGGCCTTGGCGCCGCCTTTCAGGTAATTGGCGGCAAGTGGAAGGCATTACTGCTTTGGGAAATACATTATAAACCGATTCGGTTTGGCGAATTAAAGCGACGCGTGCCGGGCATTAGCGAGAAAATGCTTATTCAGCAGCTCCGCGAAATGGAAAAAGATGGTGTTATTAGCCGTAAAGCTTACCACGAGGTGCCGCCACGGGTTGAATATTCAATTACCGAATTTGGCACCACCTTAAACGAGGCACTTGTTCCGCTTTCGGATTGGGGCTTAAAATACGAAGATAAAATCGCGGGGACCACAACTACTTCCCGCCAGCATACACTGCATGCTGGAGTAACTGGTTAA
- a CDS encoding SDR family oxidoreductase, producing the protein MKYANKKAVIIGGTSGMGMGIVNELVKDGAQVLITARNEKLIQETQEQLGEKGVALRSDATSTADRQALAQTVKDKFGTFDYLFINVGICEVESFDKVTEASYDRQFNVNTKGAFFTVQQLSPLMNDGGSITFTSSVADKMGIPGMLVYSATKAALVSMAQVLAAELMPRKIRANALSVGYADTPSMGVGGFSEAEKQAFKDGGNKYTPMGRIASPEEFGKAAVFLAAEAEFVTGVNLPFDGGIGLGVFAQQS; encoded by the coding sequence ATGAAATACGCAAATAAAAAAGCGGTGATTATTGGCGGTACCAGTGGTATGGGCATGGGCATTGTTAACGAGCTGGTTAAGGATGGTGCGCAGGTGCTGATTACGGCCAGAAACGAAAAGCTTATTCAAGAAACACAAGAGCAACTGGGCGAAAAAGGCGTAGCGCTTCGATCGGATGCGACGAGCACCGCTGATCGTCAAGCTTTAGCACAAACCGTAAAAGACAAATTTGGCACCTTTGACTATTTGTTCATAAACGTTGGCATTTGTGAAGTTGAAAGTTTCGATAAAGTCACCGAAGCATCGTATGATCGACAGTTTAATGTAAACACTAAGGGTGCTTTCTTCACAGTTCAGCAACTATCGCCACTCATGAACGACGGCGGCTCGATCACTTTTACAAGTTCGGTCGCTGATAAAATGGGCATTCCGGGCATGCTGGTGTACTCTGCAACTAAGGCAGCTTTGGTGTCGATGGCTCAGGTGTTGGCTGCCGAACTGATGCCGCGTAAAATTCGCGCGAATGCGCTGAGCGTGGGCTACGCGGATACGCCGTCAATGGGCGTGGGCGGTTTTTCGGAGGCGGAAAAACAAGCATTTAAGGACGGCGGCAACAAGTATACTCCAATGGGCCGAATTGCCTCGCCTGAAGAGTTTGGAAAAGCAGCGGTATTCTTAGCAGCCGAAGCTGAGTTCGTTACCGGTGTTAACCTACCGTTTGATGGTGGTATTGGCCTAGGCGTTTTTGCCCAGCAAAGCTAA
- a CDS encoding phospholipase D-like domain-containing protein, producing MKLLPADIYYQQLVQHLNRAQKDIVLAAMVCYFEPGMEKLFAALEASAARGVKIHIIIDAYNDFLFSQDFNFFKARAYKQRIRATNNKLQKLAAQGVAITRLGSVGINPFKGRFHQKVSLIDDVVFFAGGVNLTHESFLNNDYMLFIKDATLARRLNEYYDNEVKTNESFTYEISPSHTLLIDGGKPNESIIYQRAIELSTRAKRITYVSQMAPSGPLAGLLAAKHATIYTNRVAQLLSPAAIDQLAFFLRYRLANSYQKEQFLHAKYLLFELESGERKLLSGSHNFSYRGVRYGTHELALESSDASLYAEFAQFGKDNLT from the coding sequence ATGAAGCTTCTACCTGCAGACATTTACTATCAACAGTTAGTTCAGCATCTTAACCGCGCCCAAAAAGACATCGTACTGGCTGCAATGGTCTGCTATTTTGAGCCTGGCATGGAGAAACTATTTGCAGCACTAGAGGCGTCAGCTGCTCGCGGCGTAAAAATACATATTATTATTGATGCCTATAACGACTTTCTGTTTTCCCAAGATTTTAACTTTTTTAAAGCTCGAGCTTACAAGCAGCGGATTCGTGCAACAAACAACAAATTGCAAAAGCTGGCGGCTCAAGGTGTTGCCATTACCCGACTCGGTTCGGTTGGCATAAATCCGTTTAAGGGGCGGTTTCATCAAAAAGTAAGTCTTATAGATGATGTAGTGTTTTTTGCCGGCGGCGTTAACTTGACACATGAATCGTTTCTTAATAATGATTACATGCTTTTCATTAAAGATGCGACGCTCGCCCGCAGATTAAATGAGTACTATGACAATGAAGTGAAAACCAACGAAAGCTTTACGTATGAAATTAGCCCATCCCATACCCTGTTAATTGATGGCGGAAAGCCGAACGAATCGATCATCTACCAGCGCGCGATTGAGCTCAGCACCCGGGCCAAGCGCATAACGTATGTGTCACAGATGGCACCATCTGGCCCTTTGGCAGGCTTGTTGGCCGCCAAACACGCCACGATTTATACTAATCGCGTGGCGCAGCTGCTTAGCCCGGCAGCCATTGATCAGCTCGCCTTTTTCCTCCGATACCGCCTGGCGAATAGTTACCAGAAAGAGCAGTTTCTTCATGCTAAATACCTGCTTTTTGAATTAGAAAGCGGCGAACGGAAGCTGTTGAGTGGTTCGCACAACTTTAGCTACCGCGGGGTGCGGTATGGCACCCACGAGCTTGCGCTCGAATCTTCAGATGCTAGTTTATATGCTGAATTTGCGCAATTCGGTAAAGACAATTTGACTTAG
- a CDS encoding diacylglycerol kinase family protein codes for MAHYHVFFNKAAGTAENSRAIKAAFKKHSTAVSFYALSNLDKQIKKIAAQNNSVIVAAGGDGTVNAVVNAAHDTKIPIGVLPLGTFNHFAKDINMPLEPEAAVTALLKGKRKKIDAGEVNGIFFVNNSSIGLYPSLVARRDQLKSRFGKAIGTIIAAGMVLAKLRRRRIHLTFDKKQTKLRSPFVFIGNNRYETSGNEFINRKRMTEGVFSVYVVTTKSFFSLVWSLFRSSTGGKKQQTAIKQLTAQQVALRLRHTSVVVAFDGEIRSLKSPLQYTLHHKYLTIIAP; via the coding sequence ATGGCTCATTATCATGTGTTTTTTAATAAGGCCGCTGGTACGGCTGAAAATAGCCGAGCTATAAAGGCCGCTTTTAAAAAGCATAGCACGGCAGTTAGCTTTTATGCACTTTCCAACCTTGATAAACAGATCAAGAAAATTGCCGCCCAAAATAACAGCGTCATTGTAGCAGCCGGAGGCGACGGCACAGTGAATGCCGTGGTAAACGCAGCTCACGACACAAAAATACCGATCGGCGTGCTACCTTTAGGCACATTTAACCACTTTGCTAAAGATATCAACATGCCTCTCGAGCCTGAAGCAGCGGTAACTGCGCTCCTAAAGGGTAAGCGTAAGAAAATAGACGCTGGCGAGGTAAATGGTATATTCTTCGTGAATAATTCGAGCATTGGGTTGTATCCGTCGTTGGTTGCGCGGCGCGATCAGTTAAAATCACGTTTTGGTAAAGCAATTGGGACAATTATTGCTGCCGGGATGGTGCTCGCGAAGCTCCGAAGGCGCCGTATTCACTTAACATTCGATAAAAAGCAGACAAAACTTCGAAGTCCATTCGTGTTTATTGGCAACAATCGCTACGAGACAAGTGGCAATGAATTCATTAACCGCAAAAGAATGACCGAGGGCGTTTTTAGTGTCTATGTCGTGACTACAAAGTCTTTTTTTAGCCTAGTGTGGTCGTTGTTTCGTTCCTCAACCGGTGGCAAAAAACAGCAAACGGCTATTAAGCAGCTGACGGCGCAGCAAGTGGCACTAAGGCTGCGTCATACTTCGGTAGTCGTCGCTTTTGATGGCGAGATTCGCTCGTTAAAAAGCCCTCTGCAGTACACCTTGCATCACAAATATCTAACGATCATCGCCCCATGA
- a CDS encoding phosphatase PAP2 family protein translates to MFRQTISRFDHRITDSIKGDSRLFELIYGWITLLGHPMTVVFIAALGVITGLGLQKIVVSYAFIAALAALVGSTILKGIMRRPRPDTLYANAMWRKTFSFPSGHSFGSLVVYGLLAYFAYAYFIAPWNIVGPLGIGLVIFLVGISRIYLGAHYFLDVIGGWLLSLPVLLWIITGIIN, encoded by the coding sequence ATGTTCCGCCAAACGATTAGTCGCTTCGATCACCGTATTACCGATTCAATTAAAGGCGACTCGCGGCTGTTTGAACTGATTTATGGCTGGATAACCCTACTTGGCCATCCGATGACGGTGGTATTTATTGCCGCACTCGGGGTGATTACCGGCCTGGGCCTACAAAAAATTGTCGTGTCGTATGCGTTTATTGCGGCGTTGGCAGCACTAGTTGGCAGCACTATTTTAAAAGGCATTATGCGGCGCCCACGGCCAGATACGCTATACGCTAATGCCATGTGGCGCAAAACCTTTAGCTTCCCCAGCGGTCATTCATTCGGTTCGTTGGTGGTCTATGGCCTGCTGGCTTATTTTGCCTACGCTTATTTTATCGCACCGTGGAATATCGTTGGGCCGCTAGGAATTGGCCTGGTAATATTTTTGGTGGGTATTTCCCGAATTTATCTAGGGGCGCACTATTTTTTGGATGTTATCGGCGGCTGGCTGCTTAGCCTACCCGTTTTACTGTGGATTATTACGGGCATTATTAATTAA
- a CDS encoding DEAD/DEAH box helicase, with translation MNNTSFRAGRRNASSRPNTARRTFSRGNNNSKRPRGAYIHPSKFINKAVTAVEQVTYEPTHTFSDFPFSTALQNNIIDKGYVHPSAIQDQAIPHIIEGKDVIGLANTGTGKTAAFILPIIEKLSGTTAAPAVLIMAPTRELAEQIDEQFRTFSRGMKLYSALCVGGMNIDRQIRDLRRRPHVIIGTPGRLKDLLERRVLFVREMTTLVLDEADRMLDMGFINDIRKIIETMPRDRQTLFFSATITPTIEALVHAFLNDPVTVSVRTSETSEHVEQDVIEATSKEEKMDILTNMLSDEAYDKVLVFGETKFGVQRLSDALSRSGIPSVAIHGNKTQPQRQRALRSFKNQEVRVLVATDVAARGLDIPNVSHVINFDQPNTYEDYVHRIGRTGRGGAKGKAFTFIQARNR, from the coding sequence ATGAATAACACCTCTTTTCGTGCGGGACGCCGTAACGCGTCTTCGCGCCCTAATACTGCGCGTCGAACTTTTTCGCGCGGCAACAATAATAGTAAACGACCTCGTGGTGCTTACATTCACCCAAGTAAGTTTATTAATAAAGCAGTCACGGCGGTTGAGCAAGTAACTTACGAACCAACGCATACGTTTTCTGACTTTCCGTTTAGCACAGCTCTGCAGAATAATATCATCGATAAAGGTTACGTCCACCCAAGTGCCATTCAAGATCAAGCTATCCCGCATATCATTGAAGGCAAAGATGTGATTGGTCTAGCTAACACCGGTACCGGTAAAACAGCTGCCTTTATCTTGCCGATCATTGAAAAGCTGTCTGGCACTACCGCTGCGCCAGCCGTGCTGATTATGGCACCAACGCGCGAACTTGCCGAACAGATTGATGAACAATTTCGCACCTTTTCACGCGGCATGAAGCTTTATTCAGCGCTATGTGTTGGTGGTATGAACATTGACCGCCAGATTCGCGATTTACGCCGCCGGCCACACGTTATCATTGGTACGCCTGGCCGCTTGAAGGACCTTCTTGAACGCCGTGTATTGTTCGTGCGTGAAATGACCACGCTGGTGCTCGACGAAGCCGACCGCATGCTTGACATGGGCTTCATCAATGATATTCGAAAAATCATTGAAACCATGCCTCGCGACCGCCAGACTTTGTTCTTTAGCGCCACCATTACACCAACCATTGAAGCGTTGGTACACGCCTTCTTAAACGACCCGGTAACTGTTTCGGTACGCACCAGCGAAACCAGCGAACACGTTGAGCAAGATGTAATTGAAGCGACGTCTAAAGAAGAAAAAATGGACATTCTTACCAACATGCTTAGCGATGAAGCTTACGATAAAGTGTTAGTATTTGGCGAAACTAAATTTGGTGTACAGCGCTTGTCAGATGCTCTTTCCCGTTCGGGTATCCCATCGGTAGCGATCCATGGCAATAAGACTCAGCCACAGCGCCAACGAGCCCTGCGTTCTTTTAAGAACCAAGAAGTTCGCGTGCTGGTAGCGACTGATGTTGCTGCCCGTGGCCTGGACATTCCAAATGTGAGCCACGTGATTAACTTTGACCAACCGAACACCTACGAAGATTACGTCCACCGTATTGGCCGAACTGGCCGTGGTGGGGCAAAAGGTAAGGCCTTTACCTTTATCCAGGCACGTAATCGATAA
- a CDS encoding phosphatase PAP2 family protein, translated as MNPELLIRILADYTLIIIALLGAFALLFRVPNRQRLQAYSRIVMAGLTALLIAKLVAAIWQPSEVRPFIEKGVEAGAAYLNNPGFPSDHALFAAAIVLAVYFETPMKKLALVLGGLTLLMALGRVLALVHTPLDIVGGLLFAAVGALWYASDPTRGSKSAR; from the coding sequence ATGAACCCCGAACTTCTTATTCGTATACTCGCCGATTACACGCTGATTATTATTGCGCTACTCGGTGCCTTTGCTTTGCTGTTTCGCGTACCAAATCGGCAGCGTCTTCAGGCTTATTCTAGGATTGTTATGGCTGGCCTAACAGCGCTGTTGATCGCCAAGCTCGTGGCGGCTATTTGGCAGCCGTCAGAAGTCCGGCCGTTTATTGAAAAAGGGGTCGAGGCGGGCGCCGCATACTTAAACAATCCTGGTTTTCCATCTGATCACGCCTTGTTTGCCGCGGCGATTGTGCTGGCGGTATATTTTGAAACACCAATGAAGAAATTGGCGCTGGTACTGGGCGGACTGACGCTTTTAATGGCGCTTGGACGGGTGCTGGCGCTGGTGCATACACCGCTCGATATCGTGGGCGGGCTATTATTTGCGGCAGTTGGAGCTTTATGGTACGCTTCAGATCCTACTCGAGGTAGTAAATCGGCGCGCTGA